The following coding sequences lie in one Lolium perenne isolate Kyuss_39 chromosome 2, Kyuss_2.0, whole genome shotgun sequence genomic window:
- the LOC139830031 gene encoding protein TIFY 5-like has protein sequence MAAASRSAAEERHEEEALELTLRLRTGSSSGSSAAAAEKEAAATRRRSMTIFYNGRVCAVDVTELQARTIITMAKHQILTEQQQRVDSNRHLEDSSSSSDSAATHCGGRQDTKPAPAPAPAPQRSAPSLAPPAGLTGAVAAPAISQAAAAGLLMKRSLQQFLQKRKTRIAAAGSPYAGGGPAARHSAMHS, from the exons ATGGCGGCGGCGAGCAGGAGCGCGGCGGAGGAGCGGCACGAAGAGGAGGCGCTTGAGCTGACCCTCCGGCTGCGGACAGGGAGCAGCAGCGGTAGTAGCGCGGCTGCGGCGgagaaggaggcggcggcgacgaggaggaggagcatgaCCATATTCTACAACGGCCGGGTGTGCGCCGTGGACGTCACCGAGCTCCAG GCAAGGACGATCATAACCATGGCGAAACACCAGATTCTGACCGAGCAGCAGCAGCGCGTGGACAGCAATCGCCACCTCGaggacagcagcagcagcagcgacaGTGCCGCGACGCACTGCGGAGGTCGTCAGGACACaaagccggcgccggcgccggcgccggcgccgcaaCGTTCTGCTCCATCGCTGGCACCTCCTGCAGGACTAACTGGGGCGGTGGCGGCGCCGGCGATTAGCCAGGCGGCCGCGGCGGGGCTGTTGATGAAGCGGTCGTTGCAGCAGTTCTTGCAGAAGCGGAAGACAAGGATCGCCGCGGCAGGGTCACCGTACGCCGGCGGCGGGCCGGCGGCGAGGCACTCGGCTATGCACTCGTAG